The window CGGAGTAGAAATCCTCCGGCCGCACGACGAGCGACACTTCGTCGCACATGTCGGGATCATAGAGAATGCTCCCGATCGCGCCGCGTTCCGCCTCGAGATTCTGCGGCGGCAGCCGGTCCAGCACGTCGGATCCATTGCGCCGCGTGGAAGTTACTTCGTCAACTCGCTGAAATGCGGCCATCCGTGAGTTCCTTTTCCGTCAACCTAATCGGGCCCGGCATCTTAACGCAACCGGCAACGGACACAACCAGCCGCTTGGGGATGGTGATGGGAATGACGAATTTCCAAATCTGAATGTCGAATCAAATCTGAATGTCGAATGACTGAATGGCCTCAGCGGTGAAAAACCGGAATCAGCGCAGCAAAAACGCGGCGCGATTCTAGGTGAACCGCGCCGCGCTGTTTGGAAATACTGCGTGAATAACCTGTCGAATTCGCTTAGCCGGCCGTGGGTTCAGTCTTCACCGGCGGCGGCGTGGCTTCTTCGTCGCGCACGGTGGGTACGACCCAGACCTTGAGCTCGGCTTCGATTTCCTGGCCCAAGTGAATGTTGACCGTGTAGAGTCCCAATTCCTTGAGCGGTCCGCGCAGCTTGACCTGATCGCTGGTGATCGTGATGTCCTGGGCCTTGAGGGCGCGGATGATCTCCGACGAACCGACGGAGCCGTAGAGGTGGCCTTCGTCGTTGGCGTTGGCTTCGATCGTGATGCTCTGATGGCTCAAAGCGTCCGCTTGAGCTTGCAGTCCGGCCAGCCGGGAGCGTTGGATGTCCTGGAGCTTGGCCTTGTGCTTCTCGACCATCCGCTTGTGGTGCGGCGTGGCGATCGTGGCCAATCCCTGCGGCATCAGGAAGTTGTTGGCGTAGCCCGCTTTCACGTGGACCACGTCCCCCTGCTTGCCGAGGTGATCCACAGACTGGATCAGCAACAGCTCGATATCGCCGTTTTCCGCTTTGGGCAGCCGCTTGGAAATCGTCAATCCGCGCCGGCGACGTTTGAGTTCAGAGTTTGCCATGTCGTGCTACTTCGATTTCTGGTGATTCGTGGTTTGCTTCCGTGTCAACTTGTCTCGCGGCATTAGAACGGGATGTCGTCTCCGCCCCCGCCACTTGAGCCGCCGCCGCCACCTGATCCGCCGCCGCTGCTCGAGCGGCCGCCGAACTCCTCCGCTCCGGAGGAGTATTCTGATTCGTCAAATTGTGGCGCCGATCGTCCACCGCCTCCGCCGCGACTACTGCTTCCGCTACCGCCTCCTCCACCACCGCCGCCTCCGCGGCCGCCGAGCAGACGCATGTTTTCGCCTACAACCCGCAGCTTAGATCGCTTGTCGCCTTCCTTAGTCTCCCAGGAATCGAGCTTCAAGCGGCCTTCAATCAGCACCGGCGCTCCCTTGGAGAGGTACTCGCTGGCGATCTCCGCCGTGCGTCCCCACAGGGTCACGTCGACAAACGTGGTTTCCTCGACCCATTCCCCTTTGGCGTTCTTGCGCTTGTCGTTGACCGCGAGCCCCAGTTCCGTCACCGCCAACTGGGACTGCGTGTATTTCAACTCGATATCGCGCGTCACATTCCCCATCAGGATGACGCGGTTAAAGCTCGCCATAGGTTCATTTCCGGGTTGGGCCAACGCACGCACGGTCAGCGTGAAGTATTAACGCGCTCGCTGAGCCGCAGGCAGGGGGCAAACTAGGCTTCGATCGCAGCGGCAAGTTCTTCGTCGATCACAGGCACGGCTTCGACTTTCACTTCCGGCGGCGCGGGCGGCTTGGCCGCCTGCGGGCCGGCAATGGCATGGCTGATCAACGCGTCCGAGATCCGGGCGTCGATCTTGATGACCAGGTTGCGCAGGATGTTGTCATTCAACTGGCATTCCCGATTCACCGCCGCGACCTGCTTGGGGTCGAGCTTGAA of the Planctomycetia bacterium genome contains:
- the rplI gene encoding 50S ribosomal protein L9, with product MANSELKRRRRGLTISKRLPKAENGDIELLLIQSVDHLGKQGDVVHVKAGYANNFLMPQGLATIATPHHKRMVEKHKAKLQDIQRSRLAGLQAQADALSHQSITIEANANDEGHLYGSVGSSEIIRALKAQDITITSDQVKLRGPLKELGLYTVNIHLGQEIEAELKVWVVPTVRDEEATPPPVKTEPTAG
- the rpsF gene encoding 30S ribosomal protein S6, which produces MSTNVYEGMFILDANRYSRDAGGVANQITAIITKCGGEILVSRLWEERRLAYPINGQRKGTYWLTYFKLDPKQVAAVNRECQLNDNILRNLVIKIDARISDALISHAIAGPQAAKPPAPPEVKVEAVPVIDEELAAAIEA
- the ssb gene encoding single-stranded DNA-binding protein, which gives rise to MASFNRVILMGNVTRDIELKYTQSQLAVTELGLAVNDKRKNAKGEWVEETTFVDVTLWGRTAEIASEYLSKGAPVLIEGRLKLDSWETKEGDKRSKLRVVGENMRLLGGRGGGGGGGGGSGSSSRGGGGGRSAPQFDESEYSSGAEEFGGRSSSGGGSGGGGGSSGGGGDDIPF